The following are from one region of the Stanieria cyanosphaera PCC 7437 genome:
- a CDS encoding host attachment protein, which translates to MSNFIIAVINGTQARFFTLEPAEWPDYESGPNLIENEGLLSEANQLHGQELWANVKTGRNRGSSGQAHSYDDHRDNHAVEFEKRFAQNIINKITQLTQTHQAQQLILVAEPQILGLIRNTVATKLPKQLKQQDLAKDLCHLNSNQIHSYLAKKELLPACHKGSYT; encoded by the coding sequence ATGAGTAATTTTATCATTGCTGTTATCAATGGCACTCAAGCCCGTTTTTTTACTTTAGAACCAGCCGAATGGCCTGATTATGAATCGGGTCCTAACTTGATTGAAAATGAAGGTTTATTAAGCGAGGCTAATCAACTTCACGGTCAAGAGTTATGGGCAAATGTTAAAACTGGACGTAATCGTGGTTCTAGTGGTCAAGCTCATAGTTATGACGATCATCGAGACAACCATGCTGTTGAATTTGAAAAACGTTTTGCTCAAAATATTATTAATAAAATTACACAATTAACTCAAACTCATCAAGCGCAACAACTTATTTTGGTGGCTGAACCTCAAATTTTGGGTTTAATTAGAAATACAGTTGCAACTAAACTACCTAAACAACTTAAACAACAAGATTTAGCTAAAGATCTTTGTCATCTTAATTCCAATCAAATTCATAGTTATCTAGCGAAAAAAGAATTATTACCTGCTTGTCACAAAGGTTCATATACATAA
- a CDS encoding DegT/DnrJ/EryC1/StrS family aminotransferase — MTSTLVKVPFVDLSIQHQPIQTKIEQAIDQVIKQGDFILGEALAEFEVAFAAACGVSYGVGVASGTDAIALGLQACGIGKGDEVLVPANTFIATIIGVIYAGATPVLVDCDYETALIDFESAAKAITPQTKAILPVHLYGQMVSPSQLKDFADTYNLIIFEDAAQAHLAEREGIRAGAIGSAAGFSFYPSKNLGAFGSGGMVVTNNQAIADKVRSLRNYGAPRKYFHTELGTNSRLDTLQAAILNIKLPSLSEWNLARNKAAQVYDLALQPLETQEVFPIKNYSQFGHVYHLYVIRLNQKLAQHREKIQQQLQELGIQTGIHYPIPCHLQPAYRYLGYQLGDLPQAEALCEQILSLPMYPGLAQEQIALVNEQLAKVIYSCNKS; from the coding sequence ATGACTTCAACTTTGGTAAAAGTTCCTTTTGTTGACCTCAGTATACAGCATCAACCAATTCAAACCAAAATTGAACAAGCAATCGATCAAGTAATTAAACAGGGAGATTTTATCTTAGGTGAAGCGTTAGCAGAATTTGAAGTTGCTTTTGCTGCTGCTTGTGGTGTTAGTTATGGAGTTGGGGTTGCCTCTGGCACAGATGCGATCGCTCTAGGGTTGCAAGCTTGTGGGATCGGTAAAGGAGATGAAGTTTTAGTTCCTGCCAATACTTTTATCGCGACAATTATTGGTGTTATTTATGCTGGTGCTACACCTGTTTTAGTTGACTGTGACTATGAAACAGCCTTAATTGATTTTGAATCGGCAGCTAAAGCAATTACTCCTCAAACCAAAGCCATTTTACCAGTCCATCTTTACGGACAAATGGTATCTCCAAGTCAACTCAAAGATTTTGCCGATACTTATAATCTAATCATTTTTGAAGATGCTGCTCAAGCTCATTTAGCCGAAAGAGAAGGAATTCGTGCGGGAGCAATTGGATCGGCAGCAGGCTTTAGTTTTTATCCTAGTAAAAATCTTGGTGCATTTGGTAGTGGTGGCATGGTTGTAACGAATAATCAAGCGATCGCAGATAAAGTTCGTAGTCTTCGTAATTATGGCGCACCCCGCAAATATTTTCATACCGAGTTAGGCACAAACAGTCGTCTTGATACTTTACAAGCAGCTATTCTCAACATCAAATTACCTTCTTTATCGGAATGGAATTTAGCCAGAAATAAAGCTGCTCAAGTTTACGATCTAGCTCTTCAACCATTAGAAACTCAAGAAGTTTTTCCAATTAAAAATTACAGTCAATTTGGTCATGTTTATCATCTTTATGTAATTCGTCTCAATCAAAAATTAGCTCAACATCGAGAAAAAATTCAGCAACAACTACAAGAATTAGGTATTCAAACTGGTATTCATTATCCAATTCCTTGTCATCTCCAACCTGCTTATCGTTATTTAGGCTATCAATTAGGAGATTTACCTCAAGCTGAAGCTTTGTGTGAGCAAATTTTATCTTTACCGATGTATCCAGGTTTGGCGCAAGAGCAAATTGCTTTAGTAAACGAACAGTTAGCCAAAGTTATTTATTCTTGCAATAAATCTTAA
- a CDS encoding pentapeptide repeat-containing protein translates to MKKHIRRIFARVIVAFFGTILLIALILVFEAIFGADKNCSPLESWLICQIRESVLLNVVESFSILVAVLLFVLETPERNKQAHYEAWKVIDSAHGLRTSYARLQALQDLNEDNVSLSGLNAPEADFRGINLAYADLSYADLSGADLSYANLSHAKLSHANLVEAKLNNANLKSAYLTGANLGYASFIEAELQDVDFVGANLLGTNFVRANLSQAYFGDVNFTDSILRDANLKQTKFFGVENLNTTQIKTAINWQEAIYDTALQSKLKLKG, encoded by the coding sequence ATGAAAAAACACATAAGACGTATTTTTGCTCGCGTTATCGTTGCTTTTTTTGGCACAATTTTGTTAATTGCCCTTATTTTAGTTTTTGAAGCGATTTTTGGGGCTGATAAAAATTGTTCTCCTTTAGAATCTTGGCTAATCTGTCAAATTCGAGAGTCTGTATTATTAAATGTAGTAGAAAGTTTTAGTATTTTAGTAGCTGTATTATTATTTGTCCTAGAGACTCCTGAACGTAACAAACAAGCTCATTATGAAGCTTGGAAAGTGATTGATTCGGCTCATGGTTTAAGAACAAGTTACGCTAGATTACAAGCATTACAAGATTTAAATGAAGATAATGTTAGTCTGAGTGGTTTAAATGCACCAGAAGCAGATTTTCGAGGAATTAATTTGGCTTATGCTGACCTTAGTTATGCTGATTTAAGTGGTGCAGATCTTAGTTATGCTAATCTTAGTCATGCTAAATTGAGTCATGCTAATTTGGTTGAAGCCAAACTCAATAATGCCAACCTTAAAAGTGCTTATTTAACAGGTGCAAATTTGGGTTACGCTAGTTTTATTGAAGCAGAATTACAAGATGTGGATTTTGTCGGAGCTAATCTGTTAGGAACTAATTTTGTCAGGGCTAATCTTTCGCAAGCATACTTTGGCGATGTGAATTTTACAGATTCGATTTTGCGAGATGCTAATCTGAAACAAACTAAATTTTTTGGTGTTGAGAATCTAAATACTACACAAATTAAGACAGCAATTAATTGGCAAGAAGCTATTTACGATACGGCACTACAAAGTAAATTAAAATTAAAAGGATAA
- a CDS encoding GumC family protein encodes MTPPILKRFLIAFEQHKLLGLFIFLLSLGISGIFALQPAPPTPETTYKASGQLSYSNPPPLFTSTGEQLQQAGREINVDILLGPTTQERIRRKLAIDNSQLKQIIEQKLEINVPEEGKNKGNLITLDYRNANTPEEAVKVLGIFMQEMVEQSRLLNTAQLSGRVDALKKRLQEVQGELANAEEAFYSFLSKAGADLLAVQDGSLFSGITGSKQQQRQLKLILDEIDGQINSIVEQLGLNPQEAYTAAALSADPILSSLRSQILDIESQLKLNQKDLRPEHPTIVGLQKQKQTVEQLFQERATEVLGGDGTYKPLPSQLRQDSSLDPARQQLANTLVTLQTQREGIQRQLNSVVNNEQELRQQYEQFPEQQLEQTRLVQEVETKRALYQTILTALVDAQSAEAETTSSFAIAQAPVVQEVTPTTLIATNRLLILAAGAGIGLVAAAGTIFLLATLDDRLYTAKEIRDLLGEREVSILGQLPYVACFDLSGRETPILVDIDSGYLGFYEKIRSNLRRFAPQSAKVILITSVSSDEGKSVTAYNLAIASAHAGKRTLLLEADLRFSSNADLIQVELDREATGEPLNYYGNRNDAIRLVPAIANLYIVPSLGPLRQVPAIIESNEFRRLIEDARGRFDVVIIDSPSLSKYNDALLIESLTDGIVLVTRPGIIQSSMLGETIDQFTETDIPLIGVVINDLEQVVTVPDLQSQELLQTQSHTIDNQIGSQI; translated from the coding sequence ATGACTCCACCAATTTTAAAACGTTTTCTCATTGCTTTTGAACAACACAAATTATTAGGTTTGTTCATTTTTCTTTTAAGTTTAGGAATATCAGGTATTTTTGCTCTCCAACCCGCTCCTCCAACTCCTGAAACAACCTATAAAGCTAGTGGACAACTTTCGTATAGTAATCCTCCTCCTTTGTTTACTAGTACAGGTGAACAATTACAACAAGCAGGTAGAGAAATTAATGTAGATATTCTGCTCGGCCCAACTACTCAAGAAAGAATTAGACGAAAATTAGCGATTGATAATTCGCAACTAAAACAAATTATCGAACAAAAATTAGAAATTAATGTTCCTGAAGAAGGCAAAAATAAAGGTAATTTAATTACTTTAGATTACAGAAATGCTAATACTCCAGAAGAAGCCGTTAAGGTTTTAGGAATATTTATGCAGGAAATGGTAGAACAAAGTCGTTTGCTCAACACTGCTCAATTAAGCGGTAGAGTAGATGCTTTGAAAAAACGTTTGCAAGAAGTTCAAGGAGAATTAGCTAATGCGGAAGAAGCTTTTTATAGCTTTTTATCTAAAGCAGGAGCAGATTTATTAGCAGTTCAAGACGGTAGTTTATTTAGTGGGATTACTGGTAGTAAACAACAACAACGACAATTAAAATTAATTCTTGACGAAATTGATGGTCAAATCAATAGTATTGTCGAACAATTGGGTTTAAATCCCCAGGAAGCTTACACCGCAGCAGCATTGAGTGCCGATCCGATTTTGAGTAGTTTGCGATCGCAAATTCTGGACATAGAAAGTCAACTCAAACTTAATCAAAAAGACCTTCGTCCCGAACATCCTACCATCGTCGGTTTACAGAAGCAAAAACAAACTGTCGAGCAATTATTTCAAGAAAGAGCGACTGAGGTTTTGGGAGGAGATGGTACATATAAACCTCTACCGAGTCAACTCAGACAAGATAGCAGTCTCGATCCTGCCAGACAACAGTTAGCCAATACTTTGGTAACTCTGCAAACTCAACGAGAAGGAATTCAACGACAGTTAAACTCAGTTGTTAATAATGAACAGGAGTTGCGACAACAATACGAACAGTTTCCCGAACAACAGTTAGAACAAACTCGCTTAGTTCAAGAAGTTGAAACAAAAAGAGCCTTATATCAAACAATTTTAACCGCTTTAGTTGACGCTCAATCAGCAGAAGCGGAAACTACTAGCAGTTTTGCGATCGCTCAAGCACCTGTAGTTCAAGAAGTTACACCTACTACTTTGATCGCTACTAACCGCTTGTTAATTTTAGCTGCTGGAGCGGGAATAGGTTTGGTAGCAGCAGCAGGAACAATCTTTTTACTCGCTACTCTCGATGATCGTTTGTACACTGCTAAAGAAATTAGAGATTTGCTAGGAGAGCGAGAAGTATCGATTTTAGGACAATTGCCTTATGTTGCCTGTTTCGATCTTAGTGGCAGAGAAACTCCAATCCTGGTCGATATTGATTCTGGTTATCTTGGTTTTTATGAAAAAATTCGGAGTAATCTGCGTCGTTTTGCTCCTCAATCTGCCAAAGTGATTTTAATTACTAGTGTTAGTTCCGATGAAGGAAAAAGTGTGACTGCTTACAATTTAGCGATAGCATCTGCTCATGCTGGTAAACGAACTTTACTTTTAGAAGCTGATTTGCGTTTTTCTTCTAATGCCGACCTAATTCAAGTAGAGTTAGACCGAGAAGCTACAGGCGAACCTCTTAATTATTATGGTAATCGTAATGATGCAATTCGTTTAGTACCAGCAATTGCTAATTTATATATAGTTCCTAGTCTTGGTCCTTTACGCCAAGTACCCGCGATAATTGAATCTAATGAATTCCGTCGATTAATTGAAGATGCTAGAGGTAGATTTGATGTAGTAATTATTGATAGTCCTTCTTTATCTAAATATAATGATGCACTTCTAATTGAATCTTTAACCGATGGAATTGTCCTAGTAACTAGGCCAGGAATTATTCAAAGCAGTATGCTAGGAGAAACAATCGATCAGTTTACGGAAACTGATATTCCTTTAATTGGTGTAGTAATTAATGATTTAGAACAAGTAGTCACTGTTCCAGATTTGCAATCTCAAGAGTTGCTTCAAACACAATCTCACACTATTGATAATCAAATCGGTTCACAAATTTAA
- a CDS encoding cyanoexosortase B system-associated protein: MNLFKLQHKDSKAQIILVLLLLFLFIIGAVPGYLQGGNWNWLDLPQVENINQIRNVLKTGLVLPDWQIIKQQEVKIGGHKWSAQLMQKPNSKPVTLLLLPQSYYLNKPEVEWMDLNGIERWKSDSYRSLNFTVENNSGSSVKARFFRAWNRQQTFAVIQWYAFPNGGSYSPAHWFWQDKLAQLSDRRIPWVAVCLKIPIEPLGELNDAQFTAESLAKTVQTHLEQTVFNNNQSLMIPAPEHNSNSLTKFAS, translated from the coding sequence ATGAATTTATTTAAACTACAACACAAAGACTCAAAAGCACAAATTATCTTAGTCTTATTATTATTATTTTTATTTATTATTGGAGCAGTTCCTGGATATTTACAAGGAGGTAATTGGAATTGGTTGGATTTACCCCAAGTTGAAAATATTAATCAAATTAGAAATGTTTTAAAAACCGGTTTGGTACTTCCCGATTGGCAAATAATCAAACAACAAGAAGTCAAGATTGGCGGTCATAAATGGTCTGCTCAACTGATGCAAAAACCAAACTCCAAACCTGTCACGCTTCTGTTGCTACCTCAGAGTTATTATCTAAACAAACCAGAAGTAGAATGGATGGATCTTAACGGGATCGAAAGATGGAAAAGCGATTCCTATCGTTCATTAAACTTTACGGTAGAAAATAATTCTGGTTCATCGGTAAAAGCTCGTTTCTTTCGTGCCTGGAATCGTCAACAAACTTTTGCAGTCATTCAATGGTATGCCTTCCCCAATGGAGGTAGTTATTCTCCTGCTCACTGGTTTTGGCAAGATAAATTGGCTCAATTAAGCGATCGCAGAATACCTTGGGTAGCAGTTTGTTTAAAAATTCCGATTGAACCTTTAGGAGAGTTAAACGATGCTCAATTTACTGCTGAATCTCTTGCTAAAACCGTCCAAACTCATCTTGAGCAAACTGTTTTTAACAATAATCAATCATTAATGATTCCTGCTCCTGAACACAATTCTAACTCACTGACAAAATTTGCGAGCTAA
- a CDS encoding polysaccharide biosynthesis/export family protein codes for MAVLWWSFNLAILTNPALSQTSIAVSKKEKPTSKPTLAPNLSPLPSTFNSENPPPESYSPAEFNYDDSKQFKVYRLNTGDGVNISVPKFSEFNTITNLDEEGNVVIPILGRIALAGLSLTEAEQKISYELGTRFIQLQPEVLVSLTTPRPANVTVLGEVLKPGFYSFVSGSPLTSALLAAGGTTNDADLRSIIVRRPLIDGSVLEEKIDFYTPLINSQSFPNFYLQGGDTIIVSQLEVGKDRNYDRSLIAQTTLSQQTINVRVLVPSNTGTAFRNLVLPNGSTFIDAIASLPPDDNLLVDNQVALLRFDPEKGGIVTQTLNTKEVIHGNIAQNIPLRNEDVIVVSRTLLGKIYNAFNVITQPIRSFFGFRAFFDSFLD; via the coding sequence ATGGCAGTTTTGTGGTGGAGTTTTAATTTAGCCATCTTAACCAATCCAGCGTTAAGCCAAACTTCAATTGCTGTTTCTAAAAAAGAAAAACCAACTTCTAAACCTACCTTAGCACCTAATTTATCTCCTCTTCCCTCAACGTTTAATTCTGAAAATCCACCTCCAGAAAGTTATTCTCCTGCCGAGTTTAATTACGATGATTCTAAGCAATTTAAAGTTTATCGTCTCAATACCGGAGATGGTGTTAATATCAGTGTTCCTAAATTTTCTGAATTTAATACCATAACTAATCTTGATGAAGAGGGGAATGTCGTTATTCCAATTTTGGGCAGAATTGCTTTAGCAGGATTAAGTTTAACCGAAGCTGAACAAAAAATTAGTTATGAGTTAGGAACTCGTTTTATACAACTACAACCAGAAGTCTTAGTTTCTCTGACTACTCCTCGTCCAGCTAATGTTACAGTCTTAGGCGAGGTATTGAAACCAGGATTTTACTCTTTTGTTTCTGGTTCTCCTCTTACATCAGCTTTATTAGCAGCAGGAGGAACTACTAATGATGCAGACTTGCGCTCAATTATTGTTCGTCGTCCCTTAATTGATGGTTCTGTTTTGGAGGAAAAAATAGATTTTTATACTCCTTTAATTAATAGTCAAAGCTTCCCCAATTTTTATTTGCAAGGAGGAGATACAATTATTGTTTCTCAACTGGAAGTAGGAAAAGACCGCAATTATGACCGCAGTTTAATCGCACAAACTACTTTATCTCAACAAACCATTAATGTTCGGGTTTTAGTTCCTTCAAATACAGGAACAGCTTTTCGTAATTTAGTACTGCCGAATGGAAGTACGTTTATTGATGCTATTGCTTCGCTTCCGCCAGACGATAATCTCTTGGTTGATAATCAAGTTGCACTACTTCGATTCGATCCAGAAAAAGGTGGAATAGTTACTCAAACGCTGAATACTAAAGAAGTAATTCATGGCAATATTGCTCAAAATATTCCTCTTCGGAATGAAGATGTTATCGTAGTTAGTCGTACCTTGTTAGGAAAAATTTACAATGCTTTTAATGTAATTACTCAGCCAATTCGGAGTTTCTTCGGATTTCGTGCCTTTTTCGATAGTTTCTTGGATTAA
- the fusA gene encoding elongation factor G encodes MIARHNVRNIGISAHIDAGKTTISERILFYTGKIHQIHEVKDDEDGATMDYMELEREKGITITSAATTCFWQDHQINLIDTPGHVDFTIEVERSLRVLDGAIMVLCGVAGVQSQSITVDRQMRRYRVPRIAFINKLDRLGANPFRVVTALKEKLELHPLLLQYPIGLEDQFAGVIDLIEMKAYYYEGQHGEEVVIKPIPEQLEAETQTAREKLLDSISILSEEMMAKLLAGEEIPSSLIWETIRQGTLNQEFTPVLLGSALKNKGIQNLLDAVNLYLPSPIEREVVQAIDVETKQKVSITPQADAPVVALAFKLIDHEFGQLTYIRIYAGTLTKGDRLFNSRTQKGVRARRLVRIEVDRYQELDSATVGEIVGLIGIDCASGDTLCSFGTNLSLEEIFVPEPVMTLAITPKSQADIERVNKALHRFTREDPTLKISSDPESSQTLISGMGELHLDIYLERMKREYHAEVYVSAPAVAYRETITKPANFDYTLAKQTGGSGQYAQVIGHIEPCPEQFIFENRVVSGAIPSQFIAACEQGFRDALKTGWLKGYPIIGVKVILNGGSFHPVDSSELAFRFAARMGFEEGFAQAEPTLLEPMMLLEVETPNEFVGRIQSKLLSRRALLLGSEHRDNYVVIQAEVPLAEMFGYATELRSLSQGMATFSMEFAKYRVLSISMIH; translated from the coding sequence GTGATTGCTCGCCACAACGTTCGCAACATTGGTATTTCGGCGCACATCGATGCAGGTAAAACTACTATTTCAGAACGAATTCTGTTTTACACTGGCAAAATTCATCAAATCCATGAGGTGAAAGATGATGAAGATGGCGCAACGATGGATTACATGGAATTAGAACGAGAGAAAGGAATTACCATCACTTCCGCAGCTACAACTTGTTTTTGGCAAGATCATCAAATTAATCTGATTGATACTCCTGGTCATGTTGATTTTACTATCGAAGTAGAGCGATCGCTGAGGGTTTTAGATGGGGCGATTATGGTACTGTGTGGTGTAGCGGGTGTTCAGTCTCAGTCGATCACGGTAGATAGACAAATGAGGCGTTATCGTGTTCCCAGAATTGCTTTTATTAATAAGTTGGATCGTTTAGGGGCTAATCCTTTTCGTGTTGTAACGGCACTTAAGGAAAAGTTAGAATTACATCCCTTACTTTTGCAGTATCCCATTGGTTTAGAAGACCAATTTGCAGGGGTAATCGATCTGATTGAGATGAAAGCTTATTATTATGAAGGACAACACGGAGAAGAAGTTGTTATTAAACCAATTCCTGAACAATTAGAAGCAGAAACGCAAACAGCGAGGGAAAAATTACTCGATAGCATTTCGATCCTTTCAGAAGAAATGATGGCAAAATTACTTGCAGGTGAGGAAATACCATCATCATTGATTTGGGAGACAATTCGTCAGGGAACTTTAAATCAAGAATTTACGCCAGTTTTATTGGGTTCTGCCCTCAAAAATAAAGGAATCCAAAACTTACTCGATGCGGTTAATCTCTATTTACCTTCCCCGATTGAAAGAGAAGTAGTCCAAGCAATTGATGTTGAAACTAAACAGAAAGTATCCATTACTCCTCAAGCAGATGCCCCTGTGGTAGCATTAGCGTTTAAACTGATCGATCATGAATTTGGACAACTTACTTATATTCGGATCTATGCAGGAACTTTAACCAAAGGCGATCGCTTGTTTAATTCTCGTACTCAAAAAGGTGTCCGCGCCCGTCGTTTAGTCCGCATTGAAGTAGACCGCTATCAAGAATTAGACTCAGCTACAGTAGGAGAAATTGTTGGTTTAATTGGGATTGATTGTGCTTCTGGAGATACTCTTTGTTCTTTTGGTACGAATTTATCTTTAGAAGAAATTTTTGTTCCTGAACCCGTGATGACGTTGGCAATTACTCCCAAAAGTCAAGCAGACATTGAAAGAGTCAATAAAGCTTTACATCGTTTTACCAGAGAAGATCCGACTTTAAAGATTAGTAGCGATCCCGAATCTTCTCAAACTCTGATTTCAGGCATGGGAGAACTTCATCTGGATATTTATCTAGAAAGAATGAAGCGGGAATATCATGCGGAAGTTTATGTGAGTGCGCCTGCGGTTGCTTATCGAGAAACCATTACTAAACCAGCCAACTTTGATTATACTCTGGCTAAACAAACAGGAGGTTCGGGACAATACGCTCAAGTAATTGGACATATAGAACCTTGTCCAGAACAATTTATCTTTGAAAATCGAGTGGTTAGTGGTGCAATTCCCTCTCAATTTATTGCTGCTTGCGAACAAGGTTTTCGTGATGCGTTAAAAACTGGTTGGTTAAAGGGTTATCCGATTATCGGAGTTAAGGTTATCCTCAATGGTGGTTCTTTTCATCCAGTCGATTCTTCCGAATTGGCGTTTCGTTTTGCTGCGAGAATGGGTTTTGAGGAAGGATTTGCTCAAGCTGAACCAACTTTGCTCGAACCAATGATGTTATTGGAAGTAGAAACTCCTAACGAATTTGTCGGCAGAATCCAAAGTAAATTACTATCTCGTCGTGCCTTACTATTAGGTTCAGAACATCGGGACAATTATGTAGTCATTCAAGCCGAAGTTCCCTTAGCAGAGATGTTTGGATACGCTACTGAATTGCGATCGCTTTCTCAAGGCATGGCTACTTTTTCAATGGAATTTGCTAAATATCGAGTTTTATCAATATCAATGATTCATTAA
- a CDS encoding serine/threonine-protein kinase: MAANDNFISAPYPTIPSGTKIVNRYLIQAILGKGGLGRTYLAFDSYRFNEPCVLKEFAPVMTSTEQIEKSRILFEREAQILYNLKHPQIPQFYAAFTAENRLFLVQQYVQGKSYYQLLQQRLRQGQTFSEQEILTWLLDLLPVLEYIHDRGIIHRDISPDNIMQLYDEKLPILIDFGVGKQAVVSEKFQQVSSAVAQRTFVGKIGYAPEEQMNFGICYPCSDLYSLAVTAIVLLTGKQPNTLLNLYTLEWEWRSYTNISDTLSQVLDKLLNRNPKSRYQSATEVIFALQEISNLNRSVIKPNQQFTIDKPQVNKNIVTKSKKSLEENSAKLTINQNYFSPNAKIVKYYEKQLAYYIGPIASLIIEEILTNNSIDSYQELIEALMINIPDVKQQLEFKRNLV; this comes from the coding sequence ATGGCAGCGAATGATAATTTTATTTCAGCACCTTACCCTACCATTCCTTCTGGGACTAAAATTGTCAATCGTTATCTTATTCAAGCCATTTTAGGAAAGGGAGGATTAGGAAGGACATATCTAGCATTTGATAGTTATCGTTTTAATGAACCTTGTGTTCTCAAAGAGTTTGCTCCTGTAATGACATCTACTGAGCAAATAGAAAAATCACGGATTTTATTTGAGCGAGAAGCACAAATTCTTTATAACCTAAAACATCCACAAATTCCCCAATTTTATGCTGCTTTTACGGCAGAAAATCGACTCTTTTTAGTACAGCAATACGTTCAGGGCAAATCTTACTATCAATTATTACAACAGCGTTTACGGCAAGGGCAAACTTTTTCAGAACAAGAAATCTTAACTTGGTTGCTAGATTTATTACCAGTTTTAGAATATATCCACGACCGCGGTATTATTCATCGAGATATTTCTCCTGATAATATTATGCAATTGTATGATGAAAAATTACCAATCTTAATTGATTTTGGAGTTGGTAAACAAGCAGTTGTTTCAGAAAAATTTCAGCAAGTATCAAGTGCAGTAGCTCAAAGAACATTTGTTGGCAAAATTGGTTATGCTCCCGAAGAACAAATGAATTTTGGTATTTGTTATCCTTGTAGCGATCTTTATTCTTTAGCAGTTACTGCAATTGTTCTGTTAACGGGAAAACAACCTAATACTTTATTAAATTTATATACCCTTGAGTGGGAATGGCGTTCTTATACTAATATTAGTGATACTTTAAGTCAAGTCTTAGATAAACTTTTAAATCGAAATCCAAAATCTCGTTATCAATCGGCTACAGAAGTTATTTTTGCTCTTCAAGAAATTTCAAATTTAAACAGAAGTGTAATTAAGCCAAATCAACAATTTACAATTGACAAGCCTCAAGTCAACAAAAATATTGTTACAAAATCAAAAAAATCTTTAGAAGAAAATTCAGCAAAACTGACTATAAATCAGAACTACTTTTCTCCTAATGCTAAGATCGTTAAATATTATGAAAAACAACTTGCCTACTATATAGGACCAATAGCAAGTTTAATTATTGAAGAAATTTTAACCAACAATTCTATCGATTCTTATCAGGAATTAATAGAAGCTTTAATGATTAATATTCCTGATGTCAAGCAGCAATTAGAATTTAAACGCAATTTAGTTTAA
- the crtB gene encoding cyanoexosortase B has protein sequence MQINYKLSFTLEKNFIYLIILALLSLIYAPVLFHWYDGWLNKSIGIEHEYFSHGIIGIPFAFYIVWNQRKKWQRLPNQSHPLGFILLIIGSIFYLTGVAEFVNLSLPIILTGLCLWLKGIAGFKLNSFALLLIALATPTSFPYLITPFTLPLQKFIAGFAGFILIQLGMDVTVEQIYLAVGGRLVEVAPYCAGLKMLFTSLYVGLMLLYWTGNIENRKKTTLLLVGAALISVSANIIRNTILTFFHGTGRDQLFTWFHDSWGGDLYSALMLASVVLLLNFLDQIESLKSQ, from the coding sequence ATGCAAATTAATTATAAATTATCTTTTACCTTAGAAAAAAATTTTATTTATTTAATAATTCTAGCGTTATTATCTCTTATTTATGCTCCTGTGCTATTTCATTGGTATGATGGCTGGTTAAACAAAAGTATTGGGATAGAACATGAATATTTTAGTCATGGAATTATCGGAATTCCTTTTGCTTTTTACATTGTTTGGAATCAAAGAAAAAAATGGCAAAGATTACCTAATCAAAGCCATCCTTTAGGATTTATATTATTAATTATTGGTTCAATTTTTTATTTAACAGGTGTAGCAGAATTTGTTAATTTATCTCTACCAATTATTTTAACTGGATTATGCTTATGGTTAAAAGGAATAGCAGGATTTAAACTCAATAGTTTTGCTTTGCTACTGATTGCATTAGCTACTCCTACCTCTTTTCCTTACTTAATTACTCCATTTACTTTACCACTGCAAAAATTTATTGCTGGTTTTGCTGGGTTTATCTTAATTCAATTAGGAATGGATGTAACTGTCGAGCAAATCTACTTAGCTGTAGGAGGAAGATTAGTAGAAGTTGCACCCTATTGTGCAGGATTAAAAATGTTATTTACTAGCTTATACGTAGGATTAATGTTACTTTATTGGACGGGGAATATAGAAAATCGTAAAAAAACAACTTTATTATTAGTTGGAGCAGCACTCATTAGTGTTAGTGCCAATATTATTCGCAATACGATTTTGACATTTTTTCACGGTACAGGTAGAGATCAACTTTTTACCTGGTTTCACGATAGTTGGGGAGGCGATCTTTATTCAGCTTTGATGTTAGCTAGTGTTGTTTTACTACTCAACTTTTTAGACCAGATAGAATCGCTTAAGAGTCAATAA